The sequence GGTACGTCGACGTCGATGCGCGCTGGTGGCAGGCCGGCGGCATCGGCCTGCGGCTCGACGCGGGCGGCATGAAACTCGGCACGCCGTCGATCGCCGCGATGCTCGCCGGCGCACTCGCGTTCGCGTCGCCGCCCGGGCGCGCATCGATCGTCGCGGCGCCGGACGGCAAGCGCTTTCGCGTGGCCGACGACGAAATCGACGCGATGCGGACGCCGAATGCGCCGGCCGCGCCCGTCGTGATGCGTTTCGATCGCTCGCTGCGCGGCCTCGATGTCGGCGCGCCGGTGGATTTTCGCGGCATCGAACTCGGCAACGTAACGGCCGTCGGCACCGAATACGACGCAGCACGCGGCGACGTCACGATGCGCGTGACGATGGCGCTCTACCCCGATCGCCTCGGGCAGCGCTACCGCGACGTGCTCGGCAACGGCGACACCGACGCCGGCAAGGCGCTGCTACGCACGCTCGTCGCGCGCGGGTTGCGCGGCCAGTTGCGCGTGGGCAACCCGATCGCGAACCGGTCGTATGTCGCGCTCGACATGTTCCCGCACGCGCCGCCCGCCTCGGTCGACACGAATCGCGAGCCGATCGCGTTGCCGACCGTGCCCGGCACGCTCGACGTGCTGCGCGTGCAAATTGCCGATATCGCCGGAACACTGTCCCGGTTGCCGCTCGATCGCATAGGTACGGATCTGAACGCAGCGCTCGTAAACACCAATACGCTGTTCACGCAACTCGATACCGAACTCGCGCCGCATGCGCGCGACGCGCTGGGCATTGCGCGACAGACGTTCACGGCTGCGCAGGCGATGCTCCGGCAAGAGGGTGCGGGTACATCGAACCTCCACCGCACGCTGACGCAATTCGCGCGAACATCGCGCGCACTGCGCGCATTGGCCGGCGAACTGGAACAGCATCCGGAGTGGGTGCTGCCGAATGCGTCGAGCACCACGCCACCGGCCGACGCGCCGCATCCGGCGAGTGCGGCACGGTGAGCGCGTCGCGCGGTGCATACAGATTTTTACGACGATCGCACGCACCGCATGCCAAATTTCCCGCGCAGCAGTATGCTGATGACGTACGGCCGCGCACGGTGCATCGGGCAATCCCGTAGTTGCGACGTTGTCGCGCCGCCGTCGCGACCGCAATCATGCATTGCAAGGAGGGATTCGTGATGACTACCACGCATCAGCACTTCCACCTCGAACTACGGCACGCCACCGCGCCGACCTATTTCATCAGCTACCTGTTTCCGGCCTTGCTGTTCGTTTACGAACTGCTGCGCGTCGGCCAGTGGATCCGCGATCACGGGATGCAATTCGCCGCGTTCAAGCAAATGGGTTACGAGTATCTGCTGATGCTGCTGTTCGTCGGGCTGCAGATCGTGGTCGAGGCGATCTTCCTGCTCGGCGCCGCGATGCGCAAGGATCATCGCGATTTCGAGCACCGGCTGCCGAACGTGGTCCTCGGCATCGGCTGCTCGATCGCGCTGCTCGCGATCGATCTCGCGATCCAGCTGGTGTTCTGACAGCCGGCGGGCACACGCCCGCCGGTTGCATGGGCGCTCAGGCGCCCGCGTCGCGCAGGAGCGTCACCACGGCGGCCAGCACGTCGTCCGTCCGCTCGCGGTGCGGCATGTGCCCGCACTTTCCAAGCAACAGGAACGACGAGGGTCCCGCGACGCGCGCGGTGATCCGCTTCGGATGCACGTCGGACCCGTATTCGTCGTCTTCGCCGTGAATCGCAAGCGTCGCGCATTGCACGCGCGGCAATGCGTCGTCGAGATTCCAGTCGCGAAATGCCGGCGACAGCCACGTGTCGACCCACGCGCGCAGCACCCATTCGGCCTTGTCGCCGTGATAGCGCGCGAGCCGGTCGAGTTGTCCCGGTTCGTCGAACTGCAGCCCGGCGTCGCGAATGCCGGCCAGCGTGCGATCCTCGACGAACGCCTGCGCGGCGACCGTCACGAGCGCGCGGCAACGATCCGGATGTGCGGCTGCGCACCCCACCGCCATTGCGCCGCCGACGCTGTGTCCAAACGCGACGAACGCATCGACGCCGAGCTGTTCGCGCAGCGCATCGAACGCGTGATCGGCCTCGTCGCGCACGAACGTCG comes from Burkholderia pyrrocinia and encodes:
- a CDS encoding intermembrane transport protein PqiB, with product MFCVAWGVASLGSRGPTITIAFATADGLEAGRSTLRLRNVEVGRVTRVRALRGQSGVRVDVQLDTDMHALAVADTRFWIVRPRIGPGGLSGLDSVLSGAYIAAATGGSRAPRATFIGLDAPPVTEDGGRHYTLHTASLGSVAIGSPVYHRRARVGQVTGYALDADGHGVSIDVFVAAPFDRYVDVDARWWQAGGIGLRLDAGGMKLGTPSIAAMLAGALAFASPPGRASIVAAPDGKRFRVADDEIDAMRTPNAPAAPVVMRFDRSLRGLDVGAPVDFRGIELGNVTAVGTEYDAARGDVTMRVTMALYPDRLGQRYRDVLGNGDTDAGKALLRTLVARGLRGQLRVGNPIANRSYVALDMFPHAPPASVDTNREPIALPTVPGTLDVLRVQIADIAGTLSRLPLDRIGTDLNAALVNTNTLFTQLDTELAPHARDALGIARQTFTAAQAMLRQEGAGTSNLHRTLTQFARTSRALRALAGELEQHPEWVLPNASSTTPPADAPHPASAAR
- a CDS encoding alpha/beta fold hydrolase; its protein translation is MTDIVTEETTVETPQGRLFAKRWRARPAQDAAGAFGSAAPEPAAPIVLLHDSLGCVELWRDFPAQLARATQRDVIAYDRLGFGRSDRHPGKLGTTFVRDEADHAFDALREQLGVDAFVAFGHSVGGAMAVGCAAAHPDRCRALVTVAAQAFVEDRTLAGIRDAGLQFDEPGQLDRLARYHGDKAEWVLRAWVDTWLSPAFRDWNLDDALPRVQCATLAIHGEDDEYGSDVHPKRITARVAGPSSFLLLGKCGHMPHRERTDDVLAAVVTLLRDAGA